A single genomic interval of Caballeronia sp. NK8 harbors:
- a CDS encoding MFS transporter, giving the protein MTHVTSTASGRQDAIVAPAPAELPVKEATLSLRLAIGLIGMLLASLLAILNEQVTAFAMADIQGALSIGHDDGTWLTTLFEAANVATMVFAPWFGITFTLKRFTIGAVVATMLFGFLCPFAPNLPSLYTLRVLQGIAGGCLPPMLIIVALRYLPPRIKLYGLAGYALTATFGPALGTPLAALWTEYFSWKMAFWQIVPLGIATCVAIQQGLPDDPLKLERLRSFNWSGFLTGCPAIAMLVIGFLQGDRLDWLNSDLIRVMFIGGSALLVAFLINEWFHPLPFFKLQLLQRRNFSHGLTTLAGAVILLVGVAAIPGQHLARLHAYRALQTTPLSLLVALPLLITLPLTAAVLNLKRVDSRWVMALGLCLMIATCVMGSFMTSEWIRDNFYLLQSLQIAAQPMVIVAILMGVTTGLPPTEGPFASAMFNSLKTFSAAMATGLIEGLGTARERFHSNVLVDQLGNRALITDQSIDATHGVGELAHRVHEQALVLMSADLYRVMACVAVALLFLVPLLPVRIYPPWTSSPPSSH; this is encoded by the coding sequence ATGACACACGTCACTTCCACAGCAAGCGGCCGGCAAGACGCGATAGTCGCGCCGGCACCCGCAGAGCTTCCCGTGAAGGAAGCCACGCTTTCACTCCGGCTTGCCATCGGCTTGATCGGGATGCTGCTCGCGTCCCTGCTCGCAATACTGAACGAGCAAGTCACCGCGTTCGCGATGGCCGACATTCAGGGCGCACTTTCGATCGGACATGACGACGGCACCTGGCTGACCACCCTGTTCGAAGCGGCCAACGTCGCGACGATGGTCTTCGCGCCGTGGTTCGGCATCACCTTCACGCTCAAGCGGTTCACGATCGGCGCGGTCGTGGCCACGATGCTGTTCGGCTTCCTGTGCCCGTTCGCGCCGAACCTTCCGTCGCTCTATACGTTGCGCGTGTTGCAGGGCATCGCGGGCGGCTGCCTGCCGCCGATGCTGATCATCGTCGCGCTGCGCTATCTTCCGCCCCGAATCAAGCTGTACGGGCTCGCCGGCTATGCGCTGACCGCGACTTTCGGACCGGCGCTCGGCACGCCGCTCGCCGCGCTCTGGACCGAGTACTTCAGCTGGAAGATGGCGTTCTGGCAGATCGTTCCGCTCGGCATCGCGACCTGCGTGGCGATCCAGCAAGGCCTGCCCGACGATCCGCTCAAGCTCGAACGTCTGCGTTCGTTCAACTGGTCCGGATTCCTGACCGGATGCCCGGCCATCGCGATGCTCGTGATCGGCTTTCTGCAAGGCGATCGCCTCGACTGGCTGAACTCGGATCTCATCCGCGTGATGTTCATCGGCGGATCCGCGCTGCTGGTGGCGTTTCTCATCAACGAATGGTTTCATCCGCTGCCGTTCTTCAAGCTCCAGTTGCTGCAGCGACGAAACTTTTCGCACGGACTCACGACGCTCGCGGGCGCCGTGATTCTCCTGGTCGGCGTTGCCGCGATACCTGGCCAGCATCTCGCGCGGCTTCACGCGTATCGCGCGTTGCAGACGACGCCGCTGTCGCTGCTCGTCGCGCTGCCGCTGTTGATCACGCTTCCGCTGACCGCCGCCGTGCTGAATCTGAAGCGTGTCGATTCCCGCTGGGTGATGGCGCTCGGGCTGTGTCTGATGATCGCGACCTGCGTGATGGGCAGCTTCATGACATCCGAATGGATCCGTGACAACTTCTACCTGTTGCAGTCCTTGCAGATCGCCGCGCAACCGATGGTGATCGTCGCGATCCTGATGGGCGTCACGACGGGTCTGCCACCCACGGAAGGCCCGTTCGCCTCGGCGATGTTCAACTCGCTCAAGACCTTTTCCGCCGCGATGGCGACGGGTCTCATCGAAGGTCTCGGCACGGCGCGCGAGCGCTTTCATTCGAACGTGCTCGTCGATCAGCTCGGCAATCGCGCGCTCATCACCGATCAGAGCATCGACGCGACGCACGGCGTCGGCGAGCTCGCGCACCGGGTGCATGAGCAGGCGCTCGTGCTGATGTCGGCGGATCTCTATCGCGTGATGGCTTGCGTCGCCGTCGCGCTGCTGTTTCTCGTTCCGTTGTTGCCCGTGCGTATCTATCCGCCGTGGACTTCTTCTCCGCCGTCTTCTCATTAA
- a CDS encoding HlyD family secretion protein, with protein sequence MSSFIRSHSRLIRIAAPVLALAVIAWVCVRLLSGSSTESTNDAYVHADFTLVAPRIAGQISEVPVEDNQSVKAGQLLVRIDDRDYRAALMSAQADVDAARAAVANFAAEIARHPSLVEQARATLRSDQAAIGFARANASRYQNLSETGAGTAQEQQRASSTLAQQIAQQEHDRAALTTTEQNLDVLRTQRDKAAGARARAEAALEQAKLNLSYTEIRAPVDGKVGRRSARVGAFVTPGAPVLAIVPLSDAYVVANFQENQITRMRPGERVHIKVDSFPGVVINGHVDSLAPATGVSFAPIAPDNATGNFTKIVQRVPVKITIDRGQEAASALSVGLSVEAEVAVGRRGETLAKGGDTE encoded by the coding sequence ATGTCATCCTTCATCCGCTCCCACTCCAGACTCATTCGCATCGCCGCGCCGGTGCTCGCGCTCGCCGTCATCGCCTGGGTATGCGTCAGACTGCTGTCCGGTTCGTCCACCGAATCCACCAACGACGCCTACGTCCACGCTGATTTCACGCTCGTGGCACCGCGCATTGCAGGCCAGATTTCGGAAGTGCCGGTCGAAGACAATCAGTCGGTCAAGGCGGGGCAACTGCTCGTGCGTATCGATGACCGCGACTATCGCGCCGCGCTGATGAGCGCGCAGGCCGACGTCGACGCGGCGCGCGCGGCTGTCGCGAACTTCGCTGCCGAAATCGCGCGGCACCCCTCGCTGGTCGAGCAGGCGCGCGCGACCCTGCGTTCCGATCAAGCGGCGATCGGCTTCGCGCGTGCGAACGCGTCGCGCTATCAGAATCTCTCGGAGACGGGCGCGGGCACGGCGCAGGAACAGCAGCGCGCATCGAGCACGCTGGCGCAACAGATTGCGCAGCAGGAGCACGACCGCGCCGCATTGACGACGACCGAACAGAACCTCGATGTGCTGCGCACCCAACGCGACAAGGCCGCGGGCGCGCGAGCGCGCGCCGAGGCGGCGCTGGAGCAGGCGAAACTGAATCTGTCGTACACCGAGATTCGCGCGCCCGTCGATGGCAAGGTGGGCCGGCGCTCTGCGCGCGTCGGCGCGTTCGTGACGCCGGGCGCGCCGGTGCTGGCCATCGTGCCGCTGTCGGATGCGTATGTCGTCGCCAATTTTCAGGAAAACCAGATCACGCGGATGCGGCCCGGCGAGCGCGTGCACATCAAGGTCGACAGCTTTCCGGGCGTCGTCATCAACGGCCATGTCGATAGCCTCGCGCCTGCGACCGGCGTGAGCTTCGCACCCATCGCGCCCGACAACGCGACCGGCAACTTCACGAAGATCGTGCAGCGCGTGCCGGTCAAGATCACGATCGATCGCGGACAGGAAGCGGCATCGGCGCTGAGCGTGGGGCTTTCGGTCGAAGCGGAAGTGGCCGTGGGCCGGCGCGGCGAAACACTCGCGAAAGGAGGCGACACAGAATGA
- a CDS encoding IS110 family transposase, with amino-acid sequence MANATLIGIDLGKHCFFVHAQDARGAQVWRKKMTRKQLYAYLATCPVAVLAMEACAGAHWLARKCQLYGHRVRLIAPQFVRPFVKGNKTDFADAEAICEAASRPAMRLVTVKTAEQQTLLALHRVRESLVGERTATSNQIHAFLLEFGIDLPIGALAITRLPVLLDDPRHALPPTMVALLLRLHQRYAQLSREIVELETQIKQQTLEDEAGQRLLTIPGIGPITASSLLAMAGDARASKCGRDFAASLGLVPRQHSTGGRATLLGISKRGNKQLRSLLVQGARAVMRYAERRTDALGRWLQALLRRRHSNVVACALANKMARIVWAILAKGGEYRAQPAIA; translated from the coding sequence ATGGCGAACGCTACGCTTATCGGCATCGACCTGGGCAAGCACTGTTTCTTCGTACATGCGCAGGACGCACGCGGCGCGCAGGTTTGGCGCAAGAAGATGACCCGCAAGCAGCTCTATGCGTATTTGGCCACCTGTCCCGTGGCCGTGTTGGCGATGGAAGCTTGTGCTGGCGCGCATTGGTTGGCGCGTAAATGTCAGTTGTATGGGCATCGGGTCCGCTTGATTGCGCCGCAGTTCGTCAGGCCGTTCGTAAAAGGCAATAAGACCGACTTCGCCGACGCCGAAGCAATCTGCGAAGCCGCCTCTCGCCCCGCCATGCGTTTGGTCACAGTCAAGACAGCCGAACAGCAGACGCTGCTCGCGCTACATCGGGTGCGCGAATCGCTTGTCGGCGAACGCACGGCAACCAGCAATCAGATTCACGCTTTCCTGCTCGAATTCGGTATCGACTTGCCAATTGGTGCGCTGGCCATTACGCGCCTGCCGGTGCTTCTTGATGATCCCAGACACGCATTGCCGCCCACGATGGTGGCCTTGTTGCTGCGTTTGCATCAGCGCTACGCGCAGTTGAGTCGGGAAATCGTCGAGCTTGAGACACAAATCAAGCAGCAGACGTTGGAAGATGAAGCCGGCCAGCGCCTGCTCACGATTCCGGGAATCGGCCCGATCACCGCCAGCAGCTTGCTGGCAATGGCTGGCGACGCGCGCGCGTCCAAATGTGGCCGTGACTTCGCCGCATCCCTCGGTCTGGTTCCTCGCCAGCATTCGACCGGAGGCCGAGCGACTCTTCTAGGGATATCCAAGCGCGGCAACAAGCAGTTGCGCAGCCTGCTGGTGCAAGGAGCGCGTGCGGTGATGCGTTACGCCGAGCGGAGAACAGATGCGCTCGGGCGCTGGCTACAAGCTCTGCTGCGACGCCGTCACAGCAACGTGGTTGCCTGCGCACTGGCCAACAAAATGGCCAGAATCGTTTGGGCGATTCTGGCCAAGGGTGGCGAGTACCGGGCGCAACCGGCTATCGCTTGA
- a CDS encoding copper chaperone, whose amino-acid sequence MKFSVKQHIHSGDIATLEHAMRTVDADAKVHVDIDTKTVSVDSWLMPEEFIVAFVDEEYDVRIVEG is encoded by the coding sequence ATGAAATTCTCGGTCAAGCAGCACATCCATTCCGGCGATATCGCAACGCTCGAACACGCGATGCGTACCGTCGACGCAGATGCGAAAGTGCACGTCGACATCGATACGAAGACGGTCAGCGTCGATTCGTGGCTGATGCCTGAAGAATTCATCGTCGCGTTCGTCGATGAAGAGTACGACGTGCGGATAGTCGAGGGGTAG
- a CDS encoding DHA2 family efflux MFS transporter permease subunit — MNPTTQPAPLQGGKLVLATLAVALATFMNVLDSSIANVAIPTIAGNLGVSVDEGTWVITLFAAANAISIPLTGWLTQRVGQIKLFVWAILLFVVSSWLCGIAPNLPTLLAARILQGAVAGPLIPLSQAILLGSYPKEKSSTALALWAMTATVGPIAGPALGGWITDSYSWSWIFYINIPVGLFAAGVTWAIYRERETPVKRVPIDKIGLLSLIAWVASLQIMLDKGKDLDWFDSPVIVALGVFALISFAFFLIWELTEKNPVIDIKLFAGRNFLGGTVAISVAYAVFFSNLVLLPQWMQGYLGYRSVDAGLATAPLGIFAVILAPVMGKLMPRSDARVLATLAFFGFAAVFFMRSHYTTGVDTYTLVVPTLLQGIPTALFFVPLTAIILSGLPPAKIPAAAGLSNFVRVFAGAVGTSLATTGWNDRTILHHAQLAEQASVHNPAFVGAIDSMQSALGGSPSQALAFFERSLTTQAAMLGLNDIFWLSAVIFIAIVPLIWLTKPGKGAGAGAAGAGGH, encoded by the coding sequence ATGAACCCGACGACTCAACCCGCGCCGCTGCAAGGCGGCAAACTGGTTCTGGCGACGCTCGCCGTCGCGCTCGCGACCTTCATGAACGTGCTCGATTCATCGATTGCCAATGTGGCGATTCCGACCATCGCGGGCAATCTCGGCGTTTCCGTCGATGAAGGCACGTGGGTCATCACGCTCTTCGCCGCCGCCAACGCGATCTCGATTCCGCTGACCGGGTGGCTCACGCAGCGCGTCGGGCAAATCAAGCTGTTCGTGTGGGCGATATTGTTGTTCGTCGTGTCGTCGTGGCTGTGCGGCATCGCGCCGAATCTGCCGACGCTGCTGGCCGCGCGGATTCTGCAGGGCGCGGTGGCCGGTCCGCTGATTCCGCTGTCGCAGGCCATCCTGCTCGGTTCGTATCCGAAAGAGAAAAGCTCGACCGCGCTCGCTCTCTGGGCGATGACCGCGACTGTCGGCCCCATCGCCGGACCCGCGCTCGGCGGCTGGATCACCGACAGTTATTCGTGGTCGTGGATCTTCTACATCAACATTCCGGTCGGGCTGTTCGCGGCGGGCGTGACGTGGGCGATCTATCGCGAACGCGAAACGCCGGTGAAACGCGTGCCGATCGACAAGATCGGGCTGCTCTCGCTGATCGCCTGGGTAGCGTCATTGCAGATCATGCTCGACAAGGGCAAGGATCTCGACTGGTTCGACTCGCCCGTGATCGTCGCGCTGGGCGTTTTCGCGCTCATCAGCTTCGCGTTCTTTCTGATCTGGGAGCTGACGGAGAAGAACCCGGTCATCGACATCAAACTCTTCGCGGGGCGCAATTTTCTGGGCGGGACGGTGGCGATTTCCGTCGCCTATGCGGTGTTCTTTTCGAACCTCGTGCTGCTGCCTCAATGGATGCAGGGCTATCTCGGCTACCGTTCCGTCGATGCCGGTCTCGCCACCGCGCCGCTCGGCATTTTCGCCGTGATCCTCGCGCCCGTGATGGGCAAGCTGATGCCGCGCTCCGACGCCCGCGTGCTCGCCACGCTCGCGTTCTTCGGCTTTGCGGCCGTGTTCTTCATGCGCTCTCACTACACGACCGGTGTGGATACGTACACGCTCGTCGTGCCGACGCTGCTGCAAGGCATTCCGACCGCGCTGTTCTTCGTGCCGCTCACGGCGATCATTCTGTCCGGCCTGCCGCCCGCGAAGATTCCCGCAGCGGCGGGGCTCTCGAACTTCGTGCGCGTGTTCGCGGGCGCGGTAGGCACCTCGCTCGCGACGACGGGCTGGAATGACCGGACCATCCTGCATCACGCGCAGCTCGCCGAGCAGGCGAGCGTGCATAACCCCGCGTTCGTCGGCGCGATCGATTCGATGCAGAGCGCGCTCGGCGGCAGTCCGTCGCAGGCGCTGGCGTTCTTCGAGCGTTCGCTGACGACGCAAGCCGCGATGCTCGGCCTCAACGACATCTTCTGGTTGTCGGCGGTGATCTTCATCGCGATCGTGCCGCTGATCTGGTTGACGAAACCTGGAAAGGGCGCGGGTGCCGGCGCGGCGGGTGCGGGTGGGCATTAG
- a CDS encoding efflux transporter outer membrane subunit, producing MKQQPSRHPLISRAAKTGVTLMFAAVLSACANYAGIHSDKEMAQPQAFATQQSLPADEGRWPAPDWAGQFGDAQLRALLDEALTGSPTLEQARARIAAASAYSETARANTMPQVGASYSYTRQRFSENALVPPPYAGSWQSENKGLLSASYELDLWGKNRAALDAAVSQVQASTADAQAVRLALDASIARTYNQLARLYALRDIAQNEVGERERILRITAGRIGSGLDTEVERKTAEADLASSRATLGALDGRIVATRYQLAALLGKGPDRGLSIARPQLGIGDEVRLPANLPADLVSRRPDIVAARWRVDAMTHDIKEAKAEFYPDINLSASLGLDAFGFGRLLTAASRTMSAGPAIHLPIFDGGALRAQLKGRYADFDYAVATYNQTLVTALSDVATQLSQIRSTDAQLVDANVAQDAAHSAQQLALTQYRAGLANQLTVLNAETNALAAERAVANLKMDRRDQQIALAAALGGGYVDTSADALAAR from the coding sequence ATGAAACAGCAACCAAGTCGTCATCCGTTGATCTCGCGGGCCGCGAAAACCGGCGTCACGCTGATGTTCGCCGCGGTGCTCTCCGCGTGCGCGAATTACGCCGGCATCCATAGCGACAAGGAAATGGCCCAGCCGCAGGCGTTCGCCACGCAGCAGAGCCTCCCCGCCGACGAAGGCCGCTGGCCCGCGCCCGATTGGGCCGGCCAGTTCGGCGACGCGCAACTGCGCGCGCTGCTCGACGAAGCACTTACCGGCAGCCCGACGCTCGAGCAGGCGCGCGCTCGCATCGCGGCGGCGTCGGCGTATAGCGAAACCGCGCGGGCGAACACGATGCCGCAGGTCGGCGCGTCATATTCGTACACGCGTCAACGCTTTTCCGAGAATGCGCTCGTGCCGCCGCCGTACGCCGGATCGTGGCAATCCGAGAACAAGGGACTGCTCTCGGCTTCGTATGAACTCGACCTGTGGGGCAAGAACCGCGCGGCGCTCGACGCCGCCGTTTCGCAGGTACAGGCGAGCACGGCAGATGCACAAGCCGTGCGGCTTGCGCTCGATGCGTCCATCGCGCGGACGTACAACCAGCTCGCGCGTCTTTATGCGCTGCGCGATATCGCGCAGAACGAGGTCGGCGAACGCGAACGGATCCTGCGCATCACGGCGGGCCGGATCGGCAGCGGGCTCGACACCGAAGTCGAACGCAAGACCGCCGAGGCCGATCTTGCGTCAAGCCGCGCGACGCTCGGCGCGCTGGACGGCCGTATCGTCGCGACCCGCTATCAGCTTGCGGCGCTGCTCGGCAAGGGCCCGGATCGCGGTCTGTCGATTGCGCGTCCGCAACTCGGCATCGGCGATGAGGTGCGCCTGCCCGCCAATCTTCCGGCCGATCTCGTGAGCCGCCGCCCGGACATCGTCGCGGCGCGCTGGCGCGTCGACGCGATGACGCACGACATCAAGGAAGCGAAGGCGGAGTTCTATCCCGACATCAACCTGAGCGCGTCGCTCGGGCTGGACGCGTTCGGCTTCGGGCGGCTCCTGACGGCGGCGAGCCGCACGATGTCGGCGGGCCCGGCGATCCATCTGCCGATCTTCGACGGCGGTGCGTTGCGCGCCCAGTTGAAAGGCCGCTATGCCGATTTCGATTACGCCGTCGCGACCTACAACCAGACGCTCGTCACTGCACTCAGCGACGTCGCCACGCAACTTTCGCAGATCCGTTCGACCGACGCGCAACTCGTCGATGCGAACGTCGCGCAGGACGCCGCCCACAGCGCGCAACAGCTTGCGCTCACGCAATACCGCGCGGGTCTCGCGAATCAGCTCACCGTGCTGAACGCCGAGACCAACGCACTCGCGGCCGAACGCGCCGTCGCGAATCTGAAGATGGACCGGCGCGATCAGCAAATCGCGCTCGCGGCCGCGCTGGGCGGCGGCTATGTCGACACATCCGCCGACGCGCTGGCCGCACGCTGA
- a CDS encoding efflux transporter outer membrane subunit, with translation MKSTDTSLRAIALAVLASLAMAGCTVGPDFQPPKSATPEVFERTQTAQASSKAVQADFNSDWWTLFDDPVLNALEKRLADANLDVAAASARLRQSRAEQRVAGAAQLPTLDGAASYYRERGSENGVLSLLGVTPSQSQPQSASGDAPLGVSGMPGSKGSPAYNLYQAGFDASWEIDIWGRVRRGVEAAGALTDASYEDRNAILLSARAELARNYVELRDTQSLLEITRQNLDIARDAVRLTKIRVREGVTTDLDVANASAQMETIESLIPTLESHRDTTINAIGVLLGEQPGALRKMLSETREVPKLPDQVPIGFPSELAQRRPDIKKAEATLHAATASIGMAKADFYPRISLNGSAGFQSLQLSSLADWASGQFVVGPSITFPIFEGGRLKGTLQLREAQQQEAAILYKRTVLDAWREVDDALLVYDAEQRRRERLASAVSLNQRALAVAQQRYKAGALDYLDVLNVQKQLLEAQSNLEQSKAKAAENLITLCKSLGGGWETTYDGRYAGR, from the coding sequence ATGAAATCGACCGATACTTCTCTTCGTGCAATCGCTCTCGCCGTTCTCGCGAGCCTCGCGATGGCGGGATGCACGGTCGGGCCTGATTTTCAGCCTCCGAAGTCCGCCACGCCGGAGGTCTTCGAAAGAACCCAGACGGCGCAGGCATCGAGCAAGGCGGTGCAGGCGGACTTCAACTCGGACTGGTGGACACTGTTCGACGATCCCGTGCTGAACGCGCTCGAAAAGCGTCTCGCCGACGCCAATCTCGACGTGGCCGCGGCCTCCGCCCGGCTGCGTCAAAGCCGCGCCGAACAGCGCGTGGCCGGCGCGGCCCAGCTTCCCACGCTCGATGGCGCGGCGTCGTACTATCGCGAACGCGGCAGCGAGAACGGTGTGCTGTCGCTGCTGGGCGTCACGCCGTCGCAGAGTCAGCCGCAATCGGCGTCCGGCGACGCGCCGCTCGGTGTGTCGGGCATGCCCGGCTCCAAGGGCTCGCCGGCCTACAACCTGTATCAGGCCGGCTTCGATGCGTCCTGGGAAATCGATATCTGGGGCCGCGTGCGGCGCGGCGTCGAAGCGGCGGGCGCGCTGACCGACGCGTCCTATGAAGACCGCAACGCGATCCTGCTTTCGGCCCGCGCGGAGCTCGCGCGCAATTACGTTGAATTGCGCGATACGCAGTCGCTGCTGGAGATCACGAGACAGAATCTCGATATCGCGCGCGATGCCGTGAGGCTCACGAAAATTCGGGTGCGCGAAGGCGTCACGACGGACCTGGACGTCGCCAACGCTTCGGCGCAGATGGAAACCATCGAAAGCCTGATTCCGACGCTCGAATCGCATCGCGATACCACCATCAATGCGATCGGCGTGTTGCTCGGCGAACAGCCGGGCGCGCTGCGCAAGATGCTCAGCGAAACGCGTGAAGTGCCGAAGTTGCCCGATCAGGTGCCGATCGGCTTTCCGTCGGAACTCGCGCAGCGTCGGCCCGACATCAAGAAAGCCGAGGCGACGTTGCACGCGGCGACGGCATCGATCGGCATGGCGAAGGCCGATTTCTATCCGCGTATTTCGTTGAACGGTAGCGCGGGGTTCCAGAGCTTGCAGCTTTCCAGTCTGGCCGATTGGGCGTCGGGGCAGTTTGTCGTCGGGCCGTCGATCACGTTTCCGATTTTCGAGGGCGGGCGTCTCAAGGGAACGTTGCAGTTGCGCGAGGCGCAGCAGCAGGAAGCGGCGATTCTGTATAAGCGCACTGTGCTGGATGCCTGGCGCGAAGTCGATGACGCGCTGCTCGTCTACGACGCCGAACAGCGACGGCGCGAGCGGCTCGCCTCGGCGGTGAGCCTCAATCAGCGCGCGCTCGCCGTCGCGCAACAGCGATACAAGGCCGGCGCCCTCGATTATCTCGATGTGCTCAACGTGCAGAAGCAGTTGCTGGAGGCGCAGAGCAATCTCGAACAGAGCAAGGCCAAGGCCGCGGAGAATCTCATCACGTTGTGCAAGTCGCTTGGGGGTGGGTGGGAGACGACTTATGATGGCAGGTACGCGGGGCGTTGA
- a CDS encoding antibiotic biosynthesis monooxygenase: MFSAMLEVNPIPDQFDAYLNMAKMLRPELEAIDGFIDNTRYASLTREGWLLSLSSWRDEKSLVRWRTTTKHHKIQQAARDRVFADYRLRIGQIVTDTHVPEGHALVEQRLDVTEAGAGKAVTLLDARRVPDWIAQAGPHVVARSLGIDEAAPGLVAWDVFHALLTPGDVIAVATWRDQAAAESFEREASRPSDVRLRHIRVIREYGMFDRREAPQFFEEAQRKA, translated from the coding sequence ATGTTCTCTGCAATGCTCGAAGTCAATCCGATTCCCGACCAGTTCGATGCCTATCTCAACATGGCGAAGATGCTGCGGCCCGAACTCGAAGCGATCGACGGCTTCATCGACAACACCCGCTACGCAAGCCTGACCCGGGAGGGATGGCTTCTGTCGCTGTCGAGCTGGCGCGATGAAAAGTCGCTGGTGCGGTGGCGTACCACCACCAAACATCACAAGATTCAGCAGGCTGCGCGCGATCGCGTGTTCGCGGACTATCGGCTGCGCATCGGGCAGATCGTGACGGACACGCATGTACCCGAAGGTCACGCGCTGGTCGAGCAACGGCTCGATGTCACGGAAGCGGGCGCGGGCAAAGCGGTGACGCTGCTCGACGCGAGACGCGTGCCGGACTGGATCGCGCAGGCCGGGCCGCATGTCGTGGCGCGGTCGCTGGGCATCGATGAAGCAGCGCCCGGTCTCGTCGCGTGGGACGTGTTCCACGCGCTGCTGACGCCCGGCGACGTGATCGCCGTGGCGACGTGGCGCGATCAGGCGGCGGCCGAATCGTTCGAACGCGAAGCTTCGCGCCCGAGCGATGTGCGCCTGCGTCACATTCGCGTGATCCGTGAATACGGCATGTTCGATCGACGCGAAGCGCCGCAATTCTTTGAAGAAGCGCAACGCAAGGCGTGA
- a CDS encoding HlyD family efflux transporter periplasmic adaptor subunit — MSDTLTTERSITDQPQPAADLKPRKTRRLLLSLLAAAIVAAGAGWGGYYYTTGRYFESTDDAYVSGNLVQLTPEVSGTVIAVNADDTQIVHQGAPLVTLDAADAQVALANAEANLAQTVRQVSSLYVNNAYYAATVAQRQSDLTRAQSDLKRRLTIAESGAVSGEDIAHARDAVSAAQAALDAVRQQSEANHALTDRTSIERHPNVQAAATKVRDAWLDHARNTLPAPVTGYVARRSVQVGERVAPGKPLMAIVPLDGVWVDANFKEVQLAHMRIGQPVTLSADAYGSKVKYHGHVEGFSAGTGAAFAVLPAQNATGNWIKVVQRLPVRIRLDQRELDAHPLRIGLSMAVEVATRDESGTQLGAASTTSYRTDVFSRYGEEANAEIERIIAENAMPQSSHAAR, encoded by the coding sequence ATGAGCGACACCCTCACCACCGAACGCAGCATCACCGATCAACCCCAGCCCGCCGCCGATCTCAAACCGCGCAAGACGCGCAGGCTGCTGCTCTCACTGCTCGCGGCGGCGATCGTGGCGGCGGGCGCGGGCTGGGGCGGCTACTACTACACGACGGGCCGCTATTTCGAATCGACCGACGATGCCTACGTCAGCGGCAATCTCGTGCAACTGACGCCGGAAGTGAGCGGCACCGTGATCGCCGTGAACGCCGACGACACGCAGATCGTGCATCAGGGCGCGCCGCTCGTCACACTCGATGCCGCCGACGCGCAAGTCGCGCTCGCCAACGCCGAAGCGAATCTCGCGCAGACGGTCCGGCAAGTGAGCAGCCTGTACGTCAACAATGCCTACTACGCGGCCACCGTCGCGCAACGTCAATCCGATCTGACGCGCGCGCAATCCGACCTGAAACGCCGCCTGACGATCGCCGAATCGGGCGCGGTGTCCGGCGAAGACATTGCTCACGCGCGCGATGCCGTGAGCGCCGCGCAGGCCGCACTCGACGCGGTGCGTCAGCAATCCGAAGCGAATCACGCACTCACGGACCGCACGTCGATCGAACGGCATCCGAACGTGCAGGCCGCCGCGACCAAGGTGCGCGATGCGTGGCTCGATCACGCGCGCAACACGCTGCCCGCGCCGGTGACCGGCTATGTCGCGCGCCGCTCCGTGCAGGTCGGCGAGCGCGTCGCGCCCGGCAAGCCGCTCATGGCGATCGTGCCGCTCGACGGCGTCTGGGTCGATGCCAACTTCAAGGAAGTGCAACTCGCGCACATGCGGATCGGGCAGCCGGTCACGCTGAGCGCCGACGCGTACGGCTCGAAGGTGAAGTATCACGGTCACGTCGAAGGCTTCTCGGCGGGCACGGGCGCGGCCTTCGCGGTGCTGCCCGCGCAGAACGCGACAGGCAACTGGATCAAGGTCGTGCAACGCCTGCCGGTGCGTATCCGGCTCGATCAGCGCGAACTGGACGCGCATCCATTGCGTATCGGCCTTTCGATGGCGGTGGAAGTGGCAACGCGCGATGAATCCGGCACGCAACTGGGCGCGGCATCGACCACGTCATATCGAACCGATGTCTTCAGCCGCTACGGCGAAGAGGCGAACGCGGAGATTGAACGGATCATCGCGGAGAACGCGATGCCGCAGAGTTCACACGCGGCCCGCTGA